The Chthoniobacterales bacterium DNA window CTCGGAGTTCCCAGTCTGGCGTTGCTGGGGATGATTTTTATTCTCCTCCGTGCCTCGGCCTGGGTGGAGCACACGGACGCGGTGATCGCGCAGGCGCATGAGGTGGAGACGACGATGCTCGCGATGCAGGCCGGGTCGCGGGGTTTCTGGCTGACGCATGAGGAGGCTTTTCTGGCTCCCTACACGGAGGGCGAGGAGGCGCTGGAGGGTCGGCTAAAGGGATTGCAGAATCTGGTGTCGGACAATCCCTCGCAAACGGCCCAAGCCGGGAAAGTGGAGGCTGCCCTGCACGAGTGGCGGTCGCGGCTCGCGGCCTCGATGGCGGAGGAGCGCACCGCGCCGACGAGTCTGCAGCTGGAGGCGAGCGCTGCACTGTCGGCCCGGGCGAGGCAGGAGTTAAAGACCTTTGTCAACGAGGAGGAGCGCCTGCGCGATGAGCGGGTGCGCCGTGTTAAATGGTCGGTGGCCGTGCTCTTCGCCACTCTGGGCGGTGTCGCGCTCGTGGGCATACCTTGGTTGACCCTGCGGTTGAAGAGTCTGCTGCGCAAACTCAATGCCACCTATAGTACGAGCCTCTCGGCGGTGCATCGGCGCGCGGACGAGTTGCATGTGACTCTAAACTCGATCGGCGACGCGGTGCTGGCCACAGATAGCACGGGGCGGGTGGAATTTCTCAATCCCGTGGCGGAGGAGATGACGGGCTGGACGAATGCGGAGGCGCAAGGGAAGCCGCTGGAGGCGGTGTTTGTTATTTTCAACGAGGAGACGGGTGCTACGACCGAGAACCCGGTCGCCCGCGTACTTCGGGAAAATGTGGTCGTGGGTCTGGCGAATCACACCGTGCTGCGTTCGCGACAGGGCGTGGAGGTGGCGATTGAGGATTCTGCGGCTCCCATCCGCGATGAAGCGGGGAAGGTGCTGGGTGTGATTCTCGTTTTCCACGATGCGAGCGCGAGTCGCGAGGCTGTGCGCCTGCTGGGGATCGCCAAGAAAAAGGCCGACGAGGCGAACCGCTCGAAGGATGCGCTGCTGGCGACGCTCTCGCACGAGTTGCGCACGCCGCTCACGCCGGTGCTGTTTGCGGTGGAGTTTATTCGTTCTCACCCGGAGCTGCCCGCCGAATTGCTGGAGGAAGTGGCGATGATCAAGCGCAACATTCAGGTGGAAGTGCGGCTGATCGACGATTTGCTGGATATTTCCAAGATCATCCAGGGGAAGCTGTTTCTGGAGTTGGAGCGGCGGGACATTCACGACTTGATCGTGCTGGCGATGGAGATGGTGCGACCCCAGGCGGTGGAGAAAAAGATCGAGCTGGTTTGCGAGTGCGAGGCGTCGAAGCGGGAGTGGCGGGTGGACCCGGCGCGTTTCCAGCAGGTGATCTGGAATCTACTGCGCAATGCGATCAAATTTTCGCCGGATGGCGGGAGCATCCAGGTCATCACTCGCGAGAAGGAGGGCGGCGGTCTGCGGATCGAGGTCATCGATCACGGCATCGGCATCCAACCCGAAATGCTGGGGCGGATCTTCCAGCCCTTCGATCAGGGCGAACTCCGGGAGAATCATCGCTACGGCGGCATGGGCCTGGGGTTGGCGATCAGCAAAGCCGTCGTGGAAGCGCACGGGGCAACGATTCGAGCGGTGAGCGAAGGCCTCGGTCGCGGCGCGCAGTTTATTGTGGAATGGCCCGCGCCCGACGCGAAGTAACGGGGGGCAGGAGGGTTATTTTGGCCGTTTCAAGCAGCGAATCGCGGCTGTTCTAAAGGGGGGATAAGCCAGAGGCCGGGGCGGCGGCAGAAGGGGCGCGGGCCGCTGAACCGGGGCATGGCGATGCGCGGCACCTATGACTGGAAGTGGGAGCTTCATTAGTCACGGAGTTATAGTTCAAAGTGGGCGGAGTGGAAGTGAGACGATGAGAAACAGTTTACGGCCTTTGCTGGCGATTGCTCGTTTCCGTGGAAGATGCGTTGCGGCTCATCTTTTCCCGCTTGCGGGGCGAATAGGGATTAGGCTTGGCTCTCTCGATCATGCGTTTTGTGTTTCTCTTTTTGTTATTGATGCCGGGCGTGATCGTCGCCGCGCCGCTCGATGGGGTGGGGCAACTGATCGTGAGTGTGGCACCAGACTGGAACTCGAATCAGGGCCAGCTCCGGCTTTTCAATCGAGTGGCAGGGAAATGGCAGCCCGCGTCTCCGGCGATCCCGGTCCTCTATGGAAAGAATGGCCTGGCCTGGGGCCGCGGCGTGCTGGGTCAGGAGCAGGCGGGCGCGCACAAGGTGGAACGCGATAAACGCGCTCCGGCGGGGCTGTTTGCCATAGGTAAAATCTATACCTACGACGCTGCGCTGCCGCCGGGGGCGGATTATCCGTTTCACACCGTGGGGCCGAACGATGCCTGGGTGGATGACCCGCGGCTGCCGCATTACAACGAATTGGTAACGGTCGATCCGCAAAATCGCCCCGAGTGGTGGGAGCGGCAAAAGATGCGGCACAACGACGCGGCTTACCGTTGGCTGGTGGAGATCCGGCATAATCGCGACGACATCGTGCCGGGCGACGGGAGTGCGATTTTCTTTCACATCCGGCGCGGGCCGACGCGGCCGACGGCGGGTTGCACGACCATGGCCGAGGCCGATCTGGTGTCGCTCATTCGCTGGCTGCGGGCTCCGGCGCATCCGCATTATGTGCTGCTGCCAAAGTCGGAATACTTGAAGAAATGGCGCGAGTGGGGTCTGCCGCCACCGGAGGCGATGGAATGAAGCTCTGGATGCGCTTGCTGGAGTGGCTCGATGGGTTTGTGGACGACAAGTTCCGCTCGAACCCCGATGAGTTGCGTCACGCCCGGCTGGTGGTGAACTTCGGCTACCTCGGCGGCATTTTTGGGTTGATCTACTGCTGCTTCTACCTCGCGGTCGGCCACTACTGGGGCGCAGGGATTGTGATGATTTGCACGCTGGGGCTGCTCTCGGTGGCGTTCAGCCGGTTTCAAAACAGTGTGCGCGCGGGGAACCTGATTGCGTTCTATCTCACGCTCGGTTTCGCCGGGTTGTCGGCGGTCGAGGGAGGAGTGGAGGGTCACGCGGTAAGCTGGCTGGCAACGGTGCCGATCAGCGCTCTCGTCCTCGCCAACCAGCGTTCGGGCGTTCTCTGGTTCATCGGCTCGCTCCTGGGAACGATGTTTTTCGCGGGGCTCTACGGCATGGGGTATCGCGTGCCGATTCGCTACGACGCACATTGGCATCCGCTGATCACGGCGATGGGTTACGTCAGCCTCACGCTGTTTGCCGGCATTCTGGGTTTCATCATCGAGGGCGGACGCAAAAGCGCCTTTCTCCGCATGGAGCACGCGCTGAAGAATCTCCGTTTCGCCAACGACCGGCTGGAGGCGCTCAACCAGGAGAAAACGCACATCTTGCAAGTCGTCGCGCACGACCTGCGGAGTCCGTTGCAAGCCATCCTCGGCCACAGTTCGCTCATCGCCGAAGGCATCGTCACCGATCTGCCGCAGGTGCAGGCGAGTGGGGGTCAAATCGTAAAAACGTCGCGACGCATGTCGCATTTGATCGACGATTTGCTCGATCTGAACGCGATGGAGGAGGGCCGTTTCACCCTGAATATCGCGCGGGTGGATTTTTCCGAGATGGTCGTCGAAGCCGTGCAGCATCATCGGTTCGTCGCGCAAAACAAGGACATCACACTGGAAGTCCACACACCGCAGGAGACGGTCTTCGTTCTAGCCGACGCCAAACCGACGCTGCAAATCCTCGATAATCTCCTCTCAAACGCGATCAAGTATTCGGCCAAGGGCACCACGACTCGCATCGCACTGGAACTCCGCGAAAAATTCGCCGTTCTCTCCGTCCAAGACGAGGGCCCCGGCTTGAGCGAGGAGGATCAGGCGAAGCTTTTCCAGAAATTTACCCGGCTCACCTCGCAGCCCACCGGCGGCGAATCCTCCAGCGGCCTCGGACTTTCCATCGCTAAGAAAATGACCGAATCCATGGGCGGCACGATCGGCTGCCGCAGCCAGCTCGGGAACGGCTCGACATTTTTCATAGAATTGCCCGTGTCTGCGGAGAGCGACCTTGTGTGATATTCTAATTCCATGAGCGGGCTCTTTCTCACGGCTGGACGGCGGCTGCGTTTGCTCGCGGAAAACGATCCTCACACCCATTGGTGGAGCCTCGACGAGACGCGTTTTTGCAACCGCTGCGAACACCTCATCGTCGGCCGGGACATCGTCATCACGCTGGACGAGCACGAGGCGCCGCACTTTGCCTGCCCGAGTTTTCGCTGCCCCGGCACCTTTGCAAACTGGGAATATCCCCAACTCCATTTGTAACGTTAATCTAGAGAACCGGGTGTGTCGGCGCTCGCAATCAGGGCGCAGATGCCGCGCTTTTTCGCTGCGCGGATGAACTCAAAAAACTCCGCCGCCTCCGGTCCCCATGGGCGTTCGTCCGAGGCGGCGAGGGCTTGGGAGACGTTCAATCCGCTGCGATAGATCAGGGCGAAAGCGGCCTTGATTTCATTGCGCGTCTCGGGCGAAAACCCGGCGCGTTTGAGTCCGATCGCATTCAGCCCGGCGACGGTGTTGATCTCGGCAGCCATCGTGAATGGCGGGATGTCTTTGCTGAAACCGGAAAGTCCCTGGGCGATGACGAGTCGTCCGATGCGCGTGTGCTGATGCACCACGCTGCCGCCGCCGAGAAAAACGCGGTCGCCCACAGTGACGTGGCCAGCCAGCAGGACGTTGTTCGCGAGGATGACATGGCTGCCGATCGCGGTGTCGTGGCCGAGGTGCGCGCCAGCCATCAGGAAACAATCGTCGCCAATCTGAGTCAGGCCGTTCTCTTTCGCGCCGCGATGAATGGTCACGTTTTCGCGGATGACATTTCGTTCGCCGATGACGACCTGGCTGATGGTCATTCGATTGAAACTCACGTCCTGCGGATCGCCGCCGAGAACCGCGCCGGAGTGGACGATGTTGCTAGCGCCCAGCTTCACAAAGGGATGAATCACCACATGGGGATGCAACTCGCAATCGTCGCCGAGGGTGACATTTGCGCCGATAATCGAGTAAGCGCCGATGTTGACATTCATCCCTAACTCCGCTGCGGGATCGATGATGGCTGTGGGATGAATCATAGGATGCCGCTCTCGCGATAGCTGTAATAACCCCGCTTCGTTTCCGTGGGAACGCCGCAAATGAGGTGATCCATCAGACGCACCTGCATGAGCTGCGCAACCTCGGCCAGACGGCGGGTAAATTGGTTGTCCGCCGAACTCGGCTCGGGATTTCCCGAGGGGTGATTGTGGACAAGGATGAAGGCGTAAGCCTGGCTCGCCAGCACCGGCCGGAAGATGAGCGGAATGTGGGCGACGGTCTCGTTGATGCTCCCCTTGGAAACCTCCTCGATGCTGATGAGATGAAGCTGGGTATTCAGCAAAACGACCTGCAGCGACTCGGTGGAAAGCATCCGCATTTGCGCGCCGAGAAACTGGTAAATGACCTCTGGATTATCAAATGGCTCGGTGGTGATCCGCTCGTAACCAAGCCGATGGCCGAGGGCAAAAGCGGCGGCGAGTTGCACGGCTTTGGCGGGTCCGACGCCCTTGATTTTGCTGAGTTCCTGCACTGAGCAGCGCGCGATGGCGGTGAGCGTCTGGTAGCGCGTGAGCAACTGGTCGGCCAGCTCGAGGACGTGCGTGCCCTCCATCCCAGTGCGCAGGAGAATGGCGATCAACTCGGCATTGGAAAGCGACCCGGCTCCGTGGCGTTGCAGCCGTTCGCGCGGCAGCTCGTCGGCGGGAAGTTCCTTCAGGCGCGCCATTAGATCAAAGGATTCAGGCCTTCACGCGCTCGATCTGGGCACCGAGGTTGTTCAGCTTCTCGTCGATGGATTCGTAGCCGCGGTCGATGTGGTAAACGCGGTTGATTTCCGTGATGCCCTCCGCCTGCAATCCTGCCAAAACCAGCGCCGCCGACGCGCGCAGATCGCTCGCCATCACCGGGGCCGCGCTGAGCCGTTCCACCCCGCGAATGACCGCCGTCGAAGCTTCCAGATGCGCCTGCGCACCCATGCGTTTCATCTCCGAAATGTGCATGAAACGCTGCGGAAAAACATTGTCCGTCACCGTGCTGAGTCCGTCCGTGGTCGCGAGCAAGGCGCACATCTGGGCCTGCATGTCGGTCGGAAAACCAGGGTAGGGTTCGGTGCAAATCTCCAGCGATTTCCCCGCGCCATTGGCTTTGACTCGAATGGAAGTCGCCTCAATTTCGAGGTGATGCCCCGCAGCAATCAGCGCGTCGGTCACGGCCACGAGATGACTCGGATCGAGCCGGGTGATGTTTACATCGTCACCCGCGATGGCGGCGGCGGCCAGAAATGTGCCCGCTTCGATGCGATCGGGGATGACATCGTGTTCGGCCCCGTGGAGTTCCTCGACGCCCTCGACGACGATTCGATGCGTGCCCGCGCCTTCGATTTTGGCTCCCATTTTAATGAGGAAATTCGCCAGATCCACGACTTCGGGTTCCTCCGCCGCGCCGTCGATGACGGTCGTTCCCTCGGCGAGCACGGCGGCCATCAGGACGTTGCCGGTGCCGAGAACGGTGGAGCCAAATTTGCCGCTCAGATTCACGGTGTTGCCGATCAGGCGGCTCGCAAAAAGTTTTACATCACCCGATTGAATCCGCACCGCCGCGCCGAGCGCCTCGAAGCCACGCAGATGCAAGTCGATTGGCCGGTCGCCGATCACGCAACCGCCCGGCAGCGAGACGGTGGCCTCCTTTTCACGTCCGAGCAGTGGCCCGAGAATGCAGACCGACGCGCGCATTTTTCGGACGATCTCGTAGGGCGCGGTCGTCTTGATTTTCTCCGCCTTGATCTGGACGGTGCCGCTGGCGCGCTCGACCTCGGCCCCGAGGCTGCTGAGGATCTGGAGGAGAAAATGCACGTCGCTCAAGTCAGGCACGCGGCGGATGATGCACGGTTCCTTCGTCAGCAGTGTCGCGGCGAGAATGGGCAGCGCGGAGTTTTTCGAGCCGCTGATGCGGACCGTGCCAGTGAGGCGGGGGCCGCCGTGAACGAGAATTTTATCCATGTGGTGCGATGAGAAATCGGGGGACGCCTTGATAGTCTTTTTCGATGCGAATGTCCCGGAAATTTGCGGCGCGCAATAAATCGGCGACCCGCTCCGATTGGTCGTGCCCGATTTCCAGGGCGATGAATCCATTGGAACTCAAATGGGCCGGAGCCTGCGCGATGAGGCGGCGAACCAGATCGAGCCCGTCCGGGCCGCCATCGAGCGCGGACACCGGATCGTGCTGCACCTCGCGGGCCAGCCTCGGAATTTCGCCCGCTGGAATGTAGGGCAGATTGGCCACGATCAGATCAAACTCGCCTGTCGCCGACCCCAGCAGGTCGCCCGATACGAATGCAACTCGACTGGAAAGCTCCAGCAGCGCGGCGTTTTCCCCAGCGAGCGCGAGTGCAGCGGGCGAGAGATCGATGGCGGTCACGTCAGCCTCGGGCCATTCGGCGGCGAGAGTGAGCGCAATGATGCCGCTCCCGGTGCCGACATCGACCACTTTCACGGGCCGCCCTCGCAGCAGCGGCAGGAGGAGTTCGATCAATCGCTCCGTCTCCGGTCGCGGCACGAGCGCACGGGAGTCGCAGCGGAATGTGCGCCCGTAAAATTCCTCCGTGCCGAGCAAATGCTGCAACGGCACCCCCTGGCTGCGGCGTTTCACGAAGTCGCGCAACGGAGCCAGCTCGTCCTCAAATAACTCGCGCTCCGAGTCCATATAGAGCTCGATGCGTTTCACCTTGAGAACATGCGCCACGAGATGCTGCGCATTCAGCCGGGCGCTTTCCACGCCATGTTTCTCG harbors:
- a CDS encoding ATP-binding protein, which encodes MPNLTSPATLREQAALLDRHIFHQSLRSATRAVMIGLGVPSLALLGMIFILLRASAWVEHTDAVIAQAHEVETTMLAMQAGSRGFWLTHEEAFLAPYTEGEEALEGRLKGLQNLVSDNPSQTAQAGKVEAALHEWRSRLAASMAEERTAPTSLQLEASAALSARARQELKTFVNEEERLRDERVRRVKWSVAVLFATLGGVALVGIPWLTLRLKSLLRKLNATYSTSLSAVHRRADELHVTLNSIGDAVLATDSTGRVEFLNPVAEEMTGWTNAEAQGKPLEAVFVIFNEETGATTENPVARVLRENVVVGLANHTVLRSRQGVEVAIEDSAAPIRDEAGKVLGVILVFHDASASREAVRLLGIAKKKADEANRSKDALLATLSHELRTPLTPVLFAVEFIRSHPELPAELLEEVAMIKRNIQVEVRLIDDLLDISKIIQGKLFLELERRDIHDLIVLAMEMVRPQAVEKKIELVCECEASKREWRVDPARFQQVIWNLLRNAIKFSPDGGSIQVITREKEGGGLRIEVIDHGIGIQPEMLGRIFQPFDQGELRENHRYGGMGLGLAISKAVVEAHGATIRAVSEGLGRGAQFIVEWPAPDAK
- a CDS encoding L,D-transpeptidase family protein, which codes for MRFVFLFLLLMPGVIVAAPLDGVGQLIVSVAPDWNSNQGQLRLFNRVAGKWQPASPAIPVLYGKNGLAWGRGVLGQEQAGAHKVERDKRAPAGLFAIGKIYTYDAALPPGADYPFHTVGPNDAWVDDPRLPHYNELVTVDPQNRPEWWERQKMRHNDAAYRWLVEIRHNRDDIVPGDGSAIFFHIRRGPTRPTAGCTTMAEADLVSLIRWLRAPAHPHYVLLPKSEYLKKWREWGLPPPEAME
- the radC gene encoding DNA repair protein RadC; amino-acid sequence: MARLKELPADELPRERLQRHGAGSLSNAELIAILLRTGMEGTHVLELADQLLTRYQTLTAIARCSVQELSKIKGVGPAKAVQLAAAFALGHRLGYERITTEPFDNPEVIYQFLGAQMRMLSTESLQVVLLNTQLHLISIEEVSKGSINETVAHIPLIFRPVLASQAYAFILVHNHPSGNPEPSSADNQFTRRLAEVAQLMQVRLMDHLICGVPTETKRGYYSYRESGIL
- the lpxA gene encoding acyl-ACP--UDP-N-acetylglucosamine O-acyltransferase; protein product: MIHPTAIIDPAAELGMNVNIGAYSIIGANVTLGDDCELHPHVVIHPFVKLGASNIVHSGAVLGGDPQDVSFNRMTISQVVIGERNVIRENVTIHRGAKENGLTQIGDDCFLMAGAHLGHDTAIGSHVILANNVLLAGHVTVGDRVFLGGGSVVHQHTRIGRLVIAQGLSGFSKDIPPFTMAAEINTVAGLNAIGLKRAGFSPETRNEIKAAFALIYRSGLNVSQALAASDERPWGPEAAEFFEFIRAAKKRGICALIASADTPGSLD
- the murA gene encoding UDP-N-acetylglucosamine 1-carboxyvinyltransferase, with the protein product MDKILVHGGPRLTGTVRISGSKNSALPILAATLLTKEPCIIRRVPDLSDVHFLLQILSSLGAEVERASGTVQIKAEKIKTTAPYEIVRKMRASVCILGPLLGREKEATVSLPGGCVIGDRPIDLHLRGFEALGAAVRIQSGDVKLFASRLIGNTVNLSGKFGSTVLGTGNVLMAAVLAEGTTVIDGAAEEPEVVDLANFLIKMGAKIEGAGTHRIVVEGVEELHGAEHDVIPDRIEAGTFLAAAAIAGDDVNITRLDPSHLVAVTDALIAAGHHLEIEATSIRVKANGAGKSLEICTEPYPGFPTDMQAQMCALLATTDGLSTVTDNVFPQRFMHISEMKRMGAQAHLEASTAVIRGVERLSAAPVMASDLRASAALVLAGLQAEGITEINRVYHIDRGYESIDEKLNNLGAQIERVKA
- a CDS encoding HAMP domain-containing sensor histidine kinase, which translates into the protein MARVGSAATGGDGMKLWMRLLEWLDGFVDDKFRSNPDELRHARLVVNFGYLGGIFGLIYCCFYLAVGHYWGAGIVMICTLGLLSVAFSRFQNSVRAGNLIAFYLTLGFAGLSAVEGGVEGHAVSWLATVPISALVLANQRSGVLWFIGSLLGTMFFAGLYGMGYRVPIRYDAHWHPLITAMGYVSLTLFAGILGFIIEGGRKSAFLRMEHALKNLRFANDRLEALNQEKTHILQVVAHDLRSPLQAILGHSSLIAEGIVTDLPQVQASGGQIVKTSRRMSHLIDDLLDLNAMEEGRFTLNIARVDFSEMVVEAVQHHRFVAQNKDITLEVHTPQETVFVLADAKPTLQILDNLLSNAIKYSAKGTTTRIALELREKFAVLSVQDEGPGLSEEDQAKLFQKFTRLTSQPTGGESSSGLGLSIAKKMTESMGGTIGCRSQLGNGSTFFIELPVSAESDLV
- the prmC gene encoding peptide chain release factor N(5)-glutamine methyltransferase, which encodes MAARKTVLEILQSTTGYFEKHGVESARLNAQHLVAHVLKVKRIELYMDSERELFEDELAPLRDFVKRRSQGVPLQHLLGTEEFYGRTFRCDSRALVPRPETERLIELLLPLLRGRPVKVVDVGTGSGIIALTLAAEWPEADVTAIDLSPAALALAGENAALLELSSRVAFVSGDLLGSATGEFDLIVANLPYIPAGEIPRLAREVQHDPVSALDGGPDGLDLVRRLIAQAPAHLSSNGFIALEIGHDQSERVADLLRAANFRDIRIEKDYQGVPRFLIAPHG